In the genome of Chryseobacterium oryzae, one region contains:
- a CDS encoding helix-turn-helix domain-containing protein — protein MRTNNAYFLILFIFFVGFFQSQEKQNSYKKLSSLFNSYQENDERALVFVKMYIEKAKSEKNYLKLIAGYEEAIYYSNTSQRKLIYSDSAIVTALKSKNKDQISRAYLGKGIVYYYNSRNFKKALENYLIAFKYSKNSEDQYLTNKVIYHLGVVKCYLGYYDEASQHFIQTANFFQRNMNADHVHENIKLNNESGYLNSIYRLSKAYANIGMHKKEDSLIDLGLSLLDNKDQHSIEYAYFQKGRGIQLIRQKKTKEALKHLIFSRDILLKNNDFASLATVNFYLGKLYWINNNRKQSLSYFRKVDSIVNKYKFITPEIRGSYEFLINDAKEQHNDSVQLYYTNQLLRADSIIAKDFAKLSTKIKYEYDTDRLNEEKGQLIKKHKKWKILFAVLITLSVFLIIFLVYRSRKKEALLTQQYNILIEKMTIGQIKESEEVSKPVKEHVKSLYTPEQINDVVQNLKVFEDKKQYLKKNIKLPEVATLIGSNRTTLSFVLNEHLDVTFPEYLKKLRINYITAFMLEDKRNLNYKIDTLAEMCGISTRQMFSTHFLEVTGMRPTDFIRKRLEELDNQ, from the coding sequence ATGAGAACTAATAATGCCTACTTTTTAATACTTTTTATTTTTTTTGTTGGTTTTTTTCAAAGTCAAGAAAAACAAAATTCATATAAGAAGCTTTCGTCTCTTTTCAACTCGTATCAAGAAAATGATGAAAGGGCATTGGTATTTGTTAAAATGTATATTGAAAAGGCTAAGTCAGAGAAAAATTATTTAAAGCTAATTGCTGGATATGAAGAAGCTATATATTATAGCAATACTTCACAGCGAAAATTAATATACTCCGACAGTGCAATCGTTACAGCATTAAAATCTAAAAATAAAGACCAGATATCCAGGGCCTATCTTGGTAAAGGGATTGTATACTATTACAACAGTAGAAATTTTAAAAAAGCACTGGAGAACTATCTGATTGCTTTTAAATATTCAAAAAATTCTGAAGATCAGTATTTAACAAATAAGGTTATTTATCATCTTGGAGTAGTAAAGTGTTATTTAGGTTATTATGACGAAGCGAGCCAACATTTTATACAGACCGCAAATTTTTTCCAGAGAAATATGAATGCTGATCATGTTCATGAAAATATTAAATTAAATAATGAGTCGGGATATTTAAATAGTATTTATCGTCTAAGCAAAGCATACGCAAATATCGGGATGCATAAAAAAGAAGATTCGTTGATTGACCTAGGTTTAAGTCTTTTGGATAATAAAGATCAGCATTCGATTGAATATGCATACTTTCAGAAAGGTCGGGGTATCCAACTTATTCGCCAAAAAAAGACAAAGGAAGCTTTAAAGCATCTCATTTTTTCAAGGGATATTCTCCTTAAAAATAATGATTTTGCTTCACTGGCAACCGTTAATTTTTATTTAGGAAAACTATATTGGATTAATAATAATAGAAAACAATCGCTTTCCTATTTTAGAAAGGTCGATTCTATTGTAAATAAATACAAATTTATAACGCCGGAAATTAGGGGCAGCTATGAATTTCTCATCAATGATGCCAAAGAGCAGCATAATGATTCTGTTCAGCTCTATTACACCAATCAGCTTTTACGGGCAGATTCGATCATTGCTAAAGATTTTGCTAAGCTATCGACAAAAATAAAATATGAGTACGATACGGATCGGCTTAATGAGGAAAAAGGACAGCTTATAAAAAAGCATAAAAAATGGAAAATTCTATTTGCTGTTCTAATAACTTTATCAGTATTTCTTATTATATTTTTAGTGTACAGATCTCGCAAAAAAGAAGCGCTTTTGACTCAGCAATATAATATTTTGATAGAAAAAATGACCATTGGTCAGATAAAAGAATCAGAAGAAGTATCAAAACCTGTTAAAGAGCACGTAAAAAGTCTGTATACTCCTGAACAAATTAATGATGTAGTACAAAATCTAAAAGTCTTTGAAGACAAGAAACAGTATCTTAAGAAAAATATTAAACTTCCAGAGGTTGCAACATTGATAGGTTCTAACCGTACCACACTTTCTTTTGTACTAAATGAACATCTAGATGTCACATTTCCCGAATATTTAAAGAAATTAAGGATAAATTATATTACAGCATTTATGTTGGAAGATAAGAGGAATTTAAATTATAAGATAGATACCCTCGCTGAGATGTGCGGAATTTCCACAAGGCAGATGTTTTCAACTCATTTTCTCGAAGTAACAGGAATGAGACCAACAGATTTTATTAGAAAGAGACTTGAAGAGTTGGATAATCAATAG
- a CDS encoding DUF3853 family protein has protein sequence MKNVNLETPLSQLTVAEFLEISKSFLYEKKYEYGLKGLAKILGCSVSKASEIKSSGILDAAIIQRKNIIIIDKEKALQLFSEK, from the coding sequence ATGAAGAATGTAAATCTTGAAACACCTTTGTCTCAACTGACGGTTGCGGAGTTCCTGGAAATTTCCAAAAGCTTTTTGTATGAGAAAAAATATGAATACGGATTAAAGGGTTTGGCAAAGATCCTGGGATGTTCAGTGTCAAAAGCTTCCGAAATAAAGTCCTCAGGAATTTTGGATGCTGCCATCATTCAAAGGAAAAATATCATCATCATTGATAAAGAAAAAGCACTGCAGCTTTTCTCCGAGAAATAA
- a CDS encoding patatin-like phospholipase family protein, translating to MKKTTLLSLDGGGIRGIITCIVLRYIEEQLQFHDTPSAKLGDYFDLVAGSSTGALIAAIILCPDEHRKAKYSIQKGLELYSEKGGDIFQVSFWEKLVNPFGLLNEKICQEALEKNLNDFFGKLELKELIKPCLITSYDIENRRAKLFNSWKASLNTDNFYVKDVCRATSAAPTYFTPVQIKSMYGQIFSLIDGGMFANNPALCAYAEARKIPFAEVLKNHQKANHPTVNDMIIISIGTGLESKSYSFKKMEKAGKIGWVTPIIDILMSANAETVDYQLCQMFQTLGTRNQKNYYRINPSLKNASPAMDNVRRSNIENLIQAGLSYIDDNRETLNQIVQKLIKNRI from the coding sequence ATGAAAAAAACAACCCTACTTTCTTTAGATGGAGGCGGAATAAGAGGCATTATCACCTGTATTGTTCTACGCTACATAGAAGAGCAACTGCAGTTTCACGATACACCGAGTGCAAAGCTTGGAGATTATTTTGATTTGGTTGCGGGAAGCAGTACGGGAGCATTGATAGCAGCGATTATTTTGTGTCCCGACGAACATAGAAAAGCAAAATATTCTATACAGAAAGGTTTGGAATTGTATTCTGAAAAAGGAGGAGATATATTTCAGGTTTCCTTTTGGGAAAAATTGGTAAATCCTTTTGGATTGCTGAATGAAAAAATTTGTCAGGAAGCTTTAGAAAAAAACCTGAATGATTTTTTTGGAAAGCTAGAGTTAAAAGAATTAATTAAACCATGCTTAATAACAAGCTATGACATAGAAAACCGAAGAGCAAAATTGTTCAACTCATGGAAAGCCAGCTTAAACACAGATAATTTTTACGTAAAAGATGTTTGCAGAGCGACTTCAGCTGCTCCGACTTATTTTACTCCTGTTCAGATTAAATCAATGTACGGACAAATTTTCAGTTTAATTGATGGCGGAATGTTTGCCAATAATCCTGCACTTTGCGCTTATGCGGAAGCCAGAAAAATCCCTTTTGCCGAAGTTTTAAAAAATCATCAGAAAGCCAATCATCCCACTGTAAATGATATGATTATCATTTCGATCGGAACCGGGCTTGAATCTAAAAGTTATTCATTTAAAAAGATGGAAAAAGCAGGGAAAATTGGTTGGGTAACTCCGATTATAGACATTTTGATGTCTGCCAATGCAGAAACGGTAGATTATCAGCTATGTCAAATGTTTCAGACTCTAGGAACAAGAAATCAGAAGAATTATTACAGAATAAATCCGTCTTTAAAGAATGCTTCTCCAGCAATGGATAATGTAAGAAGATCAAATATTGAAAATCTTATTCAGGCTGGATTAAGCTATATTGATGACAACAGAGAAACTTTGAATCAAATTGTGCAGAAATTAATTAAGAATAGAATATAA
- a CDS encoding DUF4133 domain-containing protein, with translation MGFYLYKGLKKPLVFFGLKGKYIIYSVGVIGVGVVASLILSKFGLLGSLLGLAVTAGGVYLIFKRQDKHGLYAKTKNFNQILIFPKRIINAKLLKQNKPDGFEINN, from the coding sequence ATGGGTTTCTATCTCTACAAGGGGCTTAAGAAACCCCTTGTATTCTTCGGACTCAAAGGCAAGTATATCATTTATTCTGTTGGAGTAATAGGTGTTGGAGTTGTTGCTTCACTGATATTATCAAAATTCGGATTACTGGGTTCGCTACTCGGACTTGCAGTGACAGCAGGAGGTGTTTATCTCATTTTCAAAAGACAGGATAAGCACGGTCTTTATGCCAAGACCAAAAACTTCAATCAGATTTTAATTTTTCCTAAGAGGATAATCAACGCTAAGCTTTTAAAGCAAAACAAACCAGACGGTTTTGAAATCAACAATTAA
- a CDS encoding DUF4134 domain-containing protein, translating to MTYRSTRNQVITKLFTATLLLLAVTPMFAQGGATAISNAANDIKDYWDPIKLILKAVGGLVGFIGGLRVYNKWTNGDQDVNKEILGYGGAMIFLLVVPEFVTAFFA from the coding sequence ATGACTTACAGAAGTACACGTAATCAAGTTATTACAAAATTATTTACTGCCACATTATTGCTTCTTGCAGTAACACCAATGTTTGCTCAGGGCGGTGCAACAGCAATTTCGAATGCAGCAAATGACATTAAGGATTATTGGGATCCCATCAAGCTTATTCTAAAAGCAGTCGGAGGATTGGTAGGTTTCATTGGAGGTCTAAGGGTTTATAATAAGTGGACGAATGGTGATCAGGATGTCAACAAAGAAATTCTGGGCTATGGAGGAGCGATGATCTTCTTACTGGTAGTTCCGGAATTCGTAACAGCATTCTTTGCTTAA
- a CDS encoding HEPN domain-containing protein: MDLTIINSIQLFARAIYQNNLNKRVIELFTQLESVILSDSNEPILNCLTKYISKLVTKNIEERKFIILLLKEMYGIRSSYVHHAKQREINIQSLGKFQYYIHNLITILIELSTSHTTKDTILKEIDDAILAAY, encoded by the coding sequence TTGGATTTAACAATTATCAATTCTATACAATTATTTGCAAGAGCAATTTATCAAAATAATTTGAATAAAAGAGTAATAGAGTTGTTCACTCAATTAGAGTCAGTAATTTTATCGGATTCAAATGAACCAATTTTGAACTGTTTAACGAAATACATTTCAAAATTAGTAACGAAAAATATCGAAGAACGGAAATTTATTATCTTATTACTAAAAGAAATGTATGGAATCAGAAGCTCGTATGTTCATCATGCTAAACAGCGAGAAATAAACATCCAAAGTTTAGGTAAATTTCAATATTATATTCATAATTTGATAACTATATTAATCGAACTTTCTACATCGCATACAACAAAAGATACGATCCTAAAAGAAATTGATGATGCAATTCTAGCAGCCTACTAA
- a CDS encoding SMI1/KNR4 family protein: MSYIYMQKLANTPKIGTQKIRGVSPSEITKVENKLNIKFPLAYKEFLLLAGEYTGGLQLFDGHSTLDMLSHDEVLGYLKETLKGNKLNITRPFWVISEYGNFDQFTFFYLDENTENPNVWGVTYRGDDEYYIYPLNKTFSEYISSTIDKSIHFSKYGY; this comes from the coding sequence ATGAGCTATATATACATGCAAAAATTGGCAAATACGCCAAAAATAGGAACACAGAAAATAAGAGGTGTATCTCCATCTGAGATTACAAAAGTGGAAAATAAATTAAATATCAAATTTCCACTAGCTTACAAAGAGTTTTTGTTGCTAGCTGGGGAATATACAGGTGGCTTGCAACTTTTTGATGGGCACAGTACTTTAGATATGTTGTCGCATGACGAAGTATTAGGCTATTTAAAAGAAACTTTAAAAGGAAATAAGCTAAACATAACAAGACCATTTTGGGTAATATCAGAATATGGTAATTTTGACCAATTTACATTCTTTTATCTTGATGAGAACACAGAGAATCCAAATGTTTGGGGAGTAACGTATCGTGGAGATGATGAATATTATATTTATCCGTTAAATAAAACGTTTAGCGAATACATAAGCTCAACCATAGACAAATCTATTCATTTTTCAAAATATGGATATTAA
- a CDS encoding relaxase/mobilization nuclease domain-containing protein, whose product MIIKIMAPAGSGFPGVNYNDKKINEGKGELMKMKNFPSFINKNSNKQKVRDYLKAISNGNKKVLKPQFHAMISTKFQEHSKEELTKIAEDFMDEMGYGKQPFIVIHHNDTENNHVHIVTTRVDKETGKKINDSYEKLNAQQALSDTLEKLYEIKSEEKLNRLLNYKISSIHQLETLLIRNGYKLSKNAPDEQYLTILKNGVTQRTLSENQLVFDNKNDKNRTKQLRAILWKYKNIYSNKVFKVEDFRKQEGMLPEEKVKEKDQLVPKIEFESELQKKLRDVFGIDIVFHHKDEYQPFGYTLIDHKTGSVYKGSEIMKMRELFEFTSEKIDKKLFESLKDYNVRDSESKILLLDFLKARALESELKAFMLFGNKKLKNKEIYNTVRNDVRDYLKTQNNKDINVIKSEDGKYYVIHSRLHYIGEVVALIGEKQYQKLFDPQIQATSKTENKAGNQLNKVVNELFFELMKSSGTAKDPAEDERKKRRKRR is encoded by the coding sequence ATGATTATTAAAATTATGGCTCCGGCAGGTTCAGGTTTTCCGGGAGTAAATTATAATGACAAGAAGATCAATGAAGGAAAAGGCGAGTTGATGAAGATGAAAAATTTCCCATCATTTATCAATAAGAATAGCAATAAACAAAAGGTTCGGGATTACTTGAAAGCGATTTCAAATGGAAACAAAAAGGTTTTGAAACCTCAGTTTCACGCAATGATCTCTACTAAATTTCAGGAACACTCAAAAGAGGAGCTGACTAAGATTGCTGAAGATTTTATGGATGAGATGGGATATGGGAAACAACCATTTATCGTAATTCATCACAACGATACAGAAAATAATCACGTCCATATTGTCACGACCCGTGTGGACAAAGAGACAGGGAAGAAGATTAATGACAGTTACGAGAAGCTGAATGCTCAACAAGCACTAAGCGATACTTTAGAAAAGCTTTACGAAATTAAGTCAGAAGAAAAATTGAATAGACTTCTGAATTACAAAATAAGTTCTATCCATCAATTAGAAACTTTACTTATCAGGAATGGATACAAACTGAGCAAGAACGCGCCTGATGAACAGTATTTGACGATTTTAAAAAACGGAGTTACTCAACGGACTTTATCTGAAAATCAGTTGGTCTTCGATAATAAAAATGATAAAAACAGAACAAAGCAACTTCGGGCAATTTTGTGGAAATATAAAAATATCTATTCCAATAAAGTTTTTAAAGTCGAGGATTTTAGGAAACAGGAAGGAATGCTTCCTGAAGAAAAAGTAAAAGAAAAAGATCAGCTTGTTCCTAAGATTGAATTTGAAAGTGAGCTTCAGAAAAAACTCCGAGATGTTTTTGGGATTGACATCGTATTTCATCACAAAGATGAGTATCAGCCTTTTGGTTACACTTTAATTGACCATAAAACAGGCTCAGTTTATAAAGGTAGCGAAATTATGAAAATGAGGGAGTTGTTTGAGTTCACTTCTGAAAAAATAGACAAAAAGCTGTTTGAAAGTCTGAAGGATTACAATGTAAGAGATAGTGAAAGTAAAATTCTATTACTGGATTTTCTCAAAGCTAGAGCACTGGAAAGTGAGTTAAAGGCATTTATGCTATTTGGGAATAAAAAACTTAAAAACAAAGAAATATACAATACTGTCAGAAACGATGTTCGAGACTATCTAAAAACTCAAAATAATAAAGATATCAATGTTATTAAGTCAGAAGATGGAAAGTATTATGTCATCCATTCGAGACTACATTATATTGGAGAAGTGGTGGCATTGATCGGAGAAAAGCAGTATCAAAAATTGTTTGATCCTCAGATACAGGCTACATCAAAAACTGAAAACAAGGCAGGAAATCAATTGAATAAAGTTGTCAACGAGTTGTTTTTTGAACTGATGAAAAGTTCAGGTACAGCCAAAGATCCTGCTGAAGATGAACGTAAAAAGAGAAGAAAGCGCCGTTAG
- a CDS encoding M15 family metallopeptidase: MDKVTQQRIEKLHPFVREEVKQIIKECDEELTGKAKIRITQGLRSFEEQEKLYAIGRVTSGKKVTNAKAGQSIHNYGLAVDMCLIIDGKTANWDTAKDWDNDKIADWYECVKIFAEHGWDWGGNWKTFKDLPHFEKKNFPTKKGLAKTSWRALSKLKKDKDGYVIFEK, from the coding sequence ATGGATAAAGTAACCCAACAAAGAATCGAAAAACTTCACCCTTTTGTAAGAGAAGAGGTAAAACAAATTATTAAAGAATGCGATGAAGAATTAACAGGAAAAGCCAAGATCAGGATAACCCAGGGATTGCGAAGTTTTGAGGAACAGGAAAAACTGTATGCTATCGGAAGAGTGACTTCAGGAAAAAAAGTAACCAATGCAAAGGCAGGGCAAAGCATCCACAACTACGGTTTGGCGGTTGATATGTGCTTAATTATTGACGGAAAAACCGCAAACTGGGACACTGCAAAAGATTGGGACAACGACAAGATTGCCGACTGGTACGAATGCGTGAAAATTTTCGCAGAACACGGTTGGGACTGGGGTGGAAACTGGAAAACATTCAAAGACCTTCCTCATTTTGAGAAGAAGAATTTTCCGACTAAAAAGGGTTTGGCAAAAACGAGTTGGAGAGCGCTTTCTAAGCTGAAAAAGGATAAGGATGGATATGTAATATTTGAAAAATAA
- a CDS encoding ParA family protein — protein sequence MIITFGTQKGGTGKTTLAIAFANYIALSSERKVNVFDFDFQKSFYHKWKEDELLEIPKLYDVQIIDEENEQPFSDFEHLIEMKESEDVNVFDLAGTLDAKYSDLLIYSDFIVIPFEYSNVSAKSTLVFINFLGLLESQAERVFIRSKYDKGYKYQNQEGMDAEISKYGLLLKRPVFKRNCLQTIDTRKLTYEQKYAVKNSFLELTEYINKCLEITL from the coding sequence ATGATAATCACTTTTGGGACACAGAAAGGAGGAACAGGTAAAACAACGTTAGCTATTGCTTTTGCTAACTACATTGCACTTTCTTCCGAGAGGAAGGTTAATGTATTCGATTTTGATTTTCAGAAGTCTTTTTACCACAAATGGAAAGAAGATGAGTTGCTCGAAATTCCCAAACTCTATGATGTGCAAATCATTGATGAGGAGAATGAGCAGCCTTTTTCAGATTTTGAACATTTGATTGAAATGAAGGAAAGTGAAGACGTTAATGTGTTTGACCTTGCAGGAACATTGGATGCAAAATACAGTGATCTGCTTATTTATAGTGATTTTATAGTTATTCCTTTTGAATACTCCAATGTATCGGCAAAATCAACTTTGGTGTTTATCAACTTTTTAGGTCTTTTGGAAAGCCAGGCGGAGAGGGTTTTTATCCGATCAAAATATGATAAAGGCTACAAATACCAGAATCAGGAAGGTATGGATGCCGAGATTAGTAAATATGGTCTTCTGTTAAAACGCCCGGTCTTTAAAAGGAATTGTTTGCAGACAATTGATACTAGGAAACTTACCTATGAACAAAAATATGCAGTTAAAAACTCCTTTTTGGAACTGACAGAATATATTAATAAATGCCTTGAAATTACTTTATAA
- a CDS encoding toprim domain-containing protein, whose amino-acid sequence MDKKFALKRKKMNCEEARQNIMIKDVLEHYNLFPSKENRKTAFYFALDRDEKTPSLSVDFVKNRAFDFGTGKSYDVISIVQQINQCSVSDALKYLEKYEFSSCDKMRNLIADEEMQYKILKVNNIQHFALIDYLESRKVSAQKHLVKEINYETNGKRFFGLGFFNDSGGVEIRNKYSKICLGKKDVTLIKNQQNTFNEIAVFEGFFDYLTFKNISREQNLDFLILNSTSMLFKVEKELKKYRKISLFLDNDANGQLVKSKIANQYNNVEDCSHIYLGYKDLSEWYCRD is encoded by the coding sequence GTGGATAAAAAATTTGCTTTAAAAAGAAAAAAAATGAATTGTGAAGAAGCCAGACAAAACATCATGATCAAAGATGTACTTGAACACTATAATTTGTTTCCTTCGAAAGAAAACAGAAAAACAGCATTTTACTTTGCGCTCGACAGGGATGAAAAAACACCAAGTTTGTCTGTAGATTTTGTAAAAAACAGAGCTTTTGATTTTGGCACCGGTAAAAGTTATGATGTCATTTCGATTGTCCAGCAGATAAATCAATGCTCAGTTTCCGATGCTTTAAAATATTTAGAAAAGTATGAGTTTTCAAGTTGTGATAAAATGCGGAATTTGATAGCGGATGAAGAAATGCAATATAAAATTCTAAAAGTGAACAATATCCAACATTTTGCATTAATTGACTATTTAGAATCAAGAAAAGTGAGTGCACAAAAGCACTTGGTTAAAGAGATAAATTATGAGACGAATGGAAAGAGGTTTTTTGGGTTGGGATTCTTTAATGATTCTGGTGGAGTGGAGATCCGTAATAAATATTCAAAGATTTGCCTTGGTAAAAAAGATGTCACATTAATCAAAAATCAACAGAACACGTTTAATGAAATTGCTGTATTCGAAGGTTTTTTCGATTATCTGACGTTTAAAAATATAAGTAGGGAGCAGAATTTAGATTTTCTGATCCTAAATTCTACTTCTATGCTGTTCAAGGTTGAGAAAGAATTAAAAAAGTACCGGAAGATTTCTTTATTTTTAGATAATGATGCTAATGGCCAGCTTGTTAAGTCTAAAATTGCAAATCAGTATAATAATGTGGAGGATTGCTCCCATATTTACCTTGGCTACAAGGATTTGAGTGAATGGTACTGTAGGGATTGA
- a CDS encoding helix-turn-helix domain-containing protein has protein sequence MAISIITKEDLQQFKAKLLEAIENLLRRSTTEQKLWLRTSEVKKLLNISSGTLQNLRINGTLSYSKIGGTLYYNFKDIEKTYARF, from the coding sequence ATGGCAATATCAATTATCACCAAAGAAGACCTTCAGCAATTTAAAGCAAAACTGCTGGAAGCAATCGAAAATTTACTAAGAAGAAGTACAACCGAACAAAAATTGTGGCTGCGCACTTCTGAAGTTAAAAAGCTGCTTAATATTTCATCGGGAACATTACAAAACCTAAGAATTAACGGAACTCTTTCTTATAGCAAAATTGGGGGCACGCTCTATTATAATTTTAAGGATATTGAGAAAACTTATGCAAGGTTCTAA
- a CDS encoding RteC domain-containing protein, whose product MKEQNIRLQIGNLWNGLMESVDHINRGQADIILRSEEILMETDTAIRELKKIVNHHKFEDWAEEIHFFKNTKPQFVAIYIYYSKILLIEASRPFADAAALLSYYENERINLLFFYNENKDFINYYRRKSTFLDKKYFVRFKFDFKLKLSPELYSYDLDFSTSHDHIVAQIIANDLLEQYLSDKINLESKAGSSLTEVKKLEWTASKVALTELLYALHQSNSFNAGQAELSEIFRWAEKAFNISLGNYHKTLGEIRIRKTERSKFLNLLQQNLNQHLDDLDM is encoded by the coding sequence ATGAAAGAACAAAACATCAGATTGCAGATAGGCAATTTGTGGAATGGCTTAATGGAATCAGTAGACCACATAAACAGAGGACAGGCTGATATTATTTTACGCTCGGAAGAAATCCTGATGGAAACCGATACTGCGATTCGAGAGCTAAAAAAAATTGTAAATCATCATAAATTTGAAGATTGGGCTGAAGAAATACATTTTTTTAAGAATACGAAACCTCAGTTTGTTGCTATTTATATTTATTATTCAAAAATTCTTTTAATAGAAGCTTCAAGACCTTTTGCTGATGCAGCTGCTCTTCTATCATATTATGAAAATGAGCGGATCAACTTACTGTTTTTCTACAATGAAAACAAAGACTTTATCAATTACTATCGTAGGAAATCAACATTTTTGGATAAGAAATACTTTGTTCGGTTTAAATTTGATTTTAAGTTGAAGTTAAGCCCGGAACTATACAGTTACGATTTGGATTTCTCTACTTCGCATGATCATATTGTCGCACAAATTATTGCTAACGATCTTCTTGAGCAATATTTATCAGATAAAATTAATTTAGAAAGCAAGGCAGGAAGTTCTCTTACTGAAGTAAAGAAGTTAGAATGGACAGCTTCAAAAGTTGCCTTGACCGAATTGCTGTACGCTTTACACCAAAGTAATAGTTTTAATGCAGGCCAAGCAGAATTGTCTGAAATTTTCAGGTGGGCCGAAAAGGCTTTTAATATTAGTTTGGGTAATTATCATAAGACTTTAGGCGAAATCAGAATTAGAAAAACTGAGCGTTCAAAGTTTCTTAATTTACTTCAGCAAAATCTTAATCAACACTTGGATGATTTGGATATGTAG
- a CDS encoding GNAT family N-acetyltransferase yields MTNKALKSLLEKLNANDKSSSLFFLRPLSPNVDFAKIWTDKPKSTDSVTNSDGPDNFYLIKNDDKKYVAIVFDMRRDLHWFVLPDYRGKGYLTMAMKDIIIPHLFLSRDEQRITIKENDIGKENFTASEKVAISLGFTISEDGEYLLSPTPNIIFDDNVGIDTPFSLERINELKKQINYLGRSLWAIQTEVEMNLGNTDYSEELKDLVNQIRNHTWKLEDFYWSKKSSGI; encoded by the coding sequence ATGACAAACAAAGCTCTAAAATCTCTACTGGAAAAGTTAAATGCAAACGACAAATCATCTAGCTTATTTTTCCTGAGACCATTAAGTCCCAATGTAGATTTTGCAAAAATTTGGACTGATAAACCAAAAAGTACGGATAGTGTTACTAATTCAGATGGACCAGATAATTTTTATTTAATTAAAAACGATGATAAGAAATATGTTGCAATTGTTTTTGATATGCGAAGAGATTTACATTGGTTTGTTCTTCCAGATTATAGAGGAAAGGGATATTTGACAATGGCAATGAAGGACATTATTATTCCTCATTTATTTTTGAGTAGAGATGAACAACGGATAACAATAAAGGAAAATGATATTGGGAAGGAAAATTTTACAGCTTCCGAAAAAGTTGCAATAAGTTTGGGATTTACAATCTCCGAAGATGGAGAATATTTACTATCACCTACCCCAAATATTATATTTGATGATAACGTAGGAATAGACACCCCATTTTCTTTAGAAAGAATCAATGAGCTTAAAAAACAAATCAATTATTTGGGAAGGTCTCTTTGGGCAATACAAACCGAAGTAGAAATGAATCTTGGAAATACAGATTATTCAGAAGAACTTAAAGATTTGGTTAATCAAATTAGAAATCATACTTGGAAATTGGAAGATTTTTATTGGAGTAAAAAATCATCAGGTATTTAA